One part of the Salmo salar chromosome ssa10, Ssal_v3.1, whole genome shotgun sequence genome encodes these proteins:
- the LOC123724452 gene encoding uncharacterized protein has translation MPAASTMTGGTALLLCTNTDNCVYQSVNGLQCCGLKVGEAPSAVPLRPDVVCGDRDTSKRPFSPLVSPVDGTDTTDAILAHRRATSDPQTTMEHGLVGCSKLNKTPAGLKTSASIRDKISQWEGKKETRPTAPVVGSGPCLLTTVHKEPEAVRKEISEVHRPDSKRLVSWERQDSGKEHAGKLGDLWPKSPEGPTTKGNREVILDRGPLRGS, from the exons ATGCCAGCTGCTAGCACAATGACTGGTGGGACGGCCCTGCTACTCTGTACCAACACTGACAACTGTGTCTACCAATCAGTCAACGG GCTCCAGTGCTGCGGCTTGAAGGTTGGGGAGGCTCCGTCTGCGGTCCCCCTGCGGCCAGACGTGGTGTGTGGGGACAGGGACACCTCCAAGCGGCCCTTCtcccccctggtctcccctgtgGACGGGACAGACACCACTGACGCCATCCTGGCTCACAGGAGAGCCACCTCGGACCCCCAGACCACCATGGAGCATGGACTGGTCGGCTGCAGCAAACTCAACAAGACCCCAGCGGGTCTGAAGACCAGCGCCAGCATCCGGGACAAGATCTCGCAATGGGAGGGGAAAAAGGAGACCCGCCCTACCGCCCCAGTAGTTGGAAGTGGTCCATGCCTGCTGACCACAGTGCACAAGGAACCAGAGGCTGTGAGAAAGGAGATCTCGGAGGTCCACAGGCCGGACAGTAAGAGGTTGGTCagctgggagaggcaggactcTGGGAAGGAGCATGCAGGAAAGCTGGGGGATTTATGGCCAAAGTCACCTGAGGGCCCCACTACCAAGGGGAACCGAGAGGTGATACTGGATAGAGGACCCCTCAGAGGCAGTTAG